The proteins below are encoded in one region of Shewanella algae:
- a CDS encoding error-prone DNA polymerase, giving the protein MYAELHAISNYSFLRGASHPDELVQQAAKLGYEAIAITDECSLAGVVKAHEAAKQSDIKLIVGAEFHLPEGCLVLLARNRRGYGLISTLITRGRRRADKGKYRLTLDDFAAIDRGCFCLWRPPSVSELLAQADLQSTEHQSLSQQTPWLTQLQQRSLAQLNALATRVKAVFSLPLYLLMERQLQPGEAWYLEACEVLSNRFSLPCVAAGNVQMHLAERQRLHDVLSCIRHGRAVPMAGELLSGNAEMALKPITAMARRHPQAWLARSCELASRCHFNLDELKYEYPAELVPSGLSASEYLAQEVEKGARRRFGEAITPEVQTQYRRELKLIAELNYEYFFLTIYDLVCFATRQGILHQGRGSAANSVVCYCLGITEVDPTKVNMLFERFISKERHEPPDIDVDFEHERREEVIQYIYQKYGRERAALAASVITYRFKSAMKDVGKALGLSEQRLDELIGAVDRRDPQVPWQQQLQQGKLLPQQGLGQWLLPLVETLMGFPRHLSQHVGGFVISAGPLAELVPVENAAMAKRTVIQWDKDDLESLGLLKVDVLALGMLTAIRKCFELISRHIRPFAMSDIRWEDPAVYRMLQQGDSMGVFQVESRAQTSMLPRLKPACYYDLVIQIAIVRPGPIQGDMVHPFLRRRDKIEPVTFPSAEVEGVLSRTMGVPIFQEQVIQLAMVAAGFSGGEADQLRRAMASWKRSGELEQFEHKLLQGMTARGYSDTFARQIFNQIRGFGEYGFPESHSASFALLAYVSAFLKHYYPVAFCCALLNSQPMGFYSPSQLIQDLRHHGGLVLPVCINLSQWHSTLERQTDGSLALRLGFRLVKGLSEHSAAKIVAGRNEGFTHLSQLAALALPRREQEALASANAFATLGGDRHQSRWQLAARQQSLPLFEQPDEADFRPETALPEVTEVDALLADYACTGLTLGRHPLALLREQGLLGKCHSAASLWQCRHGQNVTVAGLVVGRQRPGTASGVTFITLEDETGNVNLVVWSDTARAQRQAYLSARILKVSGVVEFSSGVLHLLAGRLEDISGSMHALVVNSRDFH; this is encoded by the coding sequence ATGTACGCCGAATTGCATGCTATTTCCAATTACAGCTTTTTGCGCGGGGCTTCCCACCCGGATGAGTTGGTGCAGCAGGCCGCCAAACTGGGCTATGAGGCCATCGCCATTACCGACGAGTGCTCTCTGGCGGGTGTGGTCAAGGCGCATGAGGCCGCCAAACAAAGCGATATCAAGCTGATTGTCGGCGCCGAATTCCACCTGCCGGAAGGCTGCCTGGTACTGCTGGCAAGAAATCGCCGGGGCTATGGTCTTATCAGCACTCTGATAACCCGGGGGCGGCGCCGGGCCGATAAGGGCAAGTATCGGTTAACCCTGGATGATTTTGCGGCCATTGACCGCGGCTGCTTTTGCCTGTGGCGGCCACCATCTGTGAGCGAGTTGCTGGCGCAAGCCGACTTGCAAAGCACTGAGCACCAAAGCCTAAGTCAGCAAACTCCTTGGTTGACGCAGCTGCAGCAGCGCAGTCTGGCACAATTGAATGCCCTGGCGACACGGGTCAAAGCCGTGTTTTCACTGCCGCTTTATCTCTTGATGGAGCGGCAATTGCAACCCGGAGAGGCTTGGTATCTCGAGGCCTGTGAGGTGCTGTCGAATCGTTTTTCCCTTCCCTGTGTCGCCGCCGGTAATGTGCAGATGCATCTTGCAGAGCGGCAAAGGCTGCACGATGTACTCAGCTGTATCCGCCATGGCCGCGCCGTGCCCATGGCCGGTGAGCTGTTATCGGGCAATGCCGAAATGGCGCTTAAGCCGATAACCGCTATGGCCAGGCGTCATCCCCAAGCCTGGTTGGCAAGGAGTTGTGAGCTGGCGTCCCGGTGCCATTTCAACTTGGATGAACTCAAATATGAGTACCCGGCCGAGTTGGTGCCAAGCGGCCTAAGCGCCAGTGAATATCTGGCGCAGGAGGTGGAAAAGGGCGCCCGCAGGCGTTTTGGCGAGGCGATAACACCTGAAGTGCAGACTCAGTATCGGCGCGAGCTCAAGCTGATTGCCGAGCTCAATTACGAATACTTTTTCCTGACCATCTATGATCTGGTCTGTTTTGCCACCAGGCAAGGGATACTGCATCAGGGACGTGGCTCGGCCGCCAACTCTGTGGTCTGTTATTGCCTCGGGATCACCGAGGTGGATCCTACCAAGGTCAACATGCTGTTTGAGCGTTTTATTTCCAAGGAGCGCCATGAGCCGCCGGATATCGATGTCGATTTTGAACATGAACGCCGCGAAGAGGTGATCCAGTATATCTACCAAAAATATGGCCGCGAGCGTGCAGCCCTGGCCGCCAGTGTGATCACTTATCGTTTCAAGAGTGCCATGAAAGATGTTGGTAAGGCCCTGGGGCTCAGCGAGCAACGGCTGGATGAGCTGATAGGCGCTGTCGATCGCCGCGATCCGCAAGTGCCTTGGCAGCAGCAGTTGCAACAAGGCAAGCTGTTGCCACAACAAGGTTTGGGGCAGTGGTTGTTGCCGCTGGTGGAGACCCTGATGGGTTTTCCAAGGCACTTGTCGCAACATGTCGGCGGCTTTGTGATTTCGGCCGGGCCATTGGCCGAGCTGGTGCCGGTAGAGAATGCCGCCATGGCCAAGCGCACTGTGATCCAATGGGACAAGGATGATCTCGAGAGTCTGGGGCTGTTAAAGGTCGATGTATTGGCGTTGGGAATGCTGACCGCGATCCGCAAATGTTTCGAGTTGATCTCCCGTCACATTCGTCCCTTTGCCATGTCGGATATTCGCTGGGAAGATCCGGCCGTCTATCGTATGTTGCAGCAGGGCGACAGCATGGGGGTGTTTCAGGTGGAATCGCGCGCCCAGACCAGCATGCTGCCAAGGCTCAAACCCGCCTGTTATTACGATCTGGTAATACAGATAGCCATAGTGCGCCCGGGTCCAATTCAAGGAGACATGGTGCATCCCTTTCTGCGCCGCCGCGATAAAATCGAGCCGGTTACTTTTCCTTCGGCCGAGGTGGAAGGCGTGTTGTCACGCACTATGGGGGTGCCCATTTTTCAGGAGCAGGTGATCCAATTGGCCATGGTCGCCGCAGGTTTCAGTGGCGGGGAAGCCGATCAATTGCGCCGCGCCATGGCCAGTTGGAAACGCAGTGGCGAGCTGGAGCAATTTGAACACAAGCTGCTTCAGGGGATGACGGCCCGAGGCTATAGTGACACCTTTGCCAGGCAGATATTCAACCAGATCCGCGGCTTCGGCGAATATGGTTTTCCCGAGTCTCATTCGGCCAGCTTTGCGCTCCTGGCCTATGTTTCGGCCTTTCTCAAACACTATTACCCAGTGGCGTTTTGCTGCGCCTTGCTCAACAGTCAACCCATGGGTTTTTACAGCCCGTCACAGCTTATTCAGGATCTTCGTCATCATGGCGGCCTGGTGTTGCCGGTTTGCATCAACCTCAGTCAGTGGCACAGCACACTGGAGCGACAAACCGATGGCTCCTTGGCACTGCGCCTCGGGTTCAGGTTGGTCAAGGGATTATCCGAGCACAGCGCCGCCAAGATAGTAGCGGGTCGGAACGAGGGCTTTACTCACTTGTCGCAGTTGGCGGCTCTGGCACTGCCAAGGCGTGAGCAGGAGGCGCTGGCCAGCGCCAATGCCTTTGCTACCCTGGGCGGCGATCGCCATCAGAGCAGGTGGCAGTTGGCCGCCCGTCAGCAGAGTTTGCCTCTGTTTGAGCAGCCGGACGAGGCCGATTTTCGCCCTGAAACCGCCTTGCCTGAGGTCACCGAAGTCGATGCCTTGCTGGCTGACTACGCCTGTACCGGGCTAACTCTGGGGCGCCATCCTCTGGCACTGCTCAGAGAGCAGGGGTTACTCGGCAAGTGTCACAGCGCCGCCTCTTTATGGCAGTGTCGTCATGGGCAGAATGTGACTGTGGCGGGGCTGGTGGTCGGCAGGCAAAGGCCTGGCACCGCCAGTGGAGTCACCTTCATCACCCTCGAAGATGAAACCGGCAATGTTAATCTGGTGGTATGGAGTGATACGGCCAGAGCCCAGAGACAGGCTTATTTGAGCGCCAGGATCCTCAAGGTGAGCGGGGTCGTGGAATTTTCGTCCGGCGTATTGCATCTGCTGGCCGGTCGGCTGGAGGATATCTCGGGCAGTATGCACGCGCTGGTGGTAAACTCGCGGGATTTCCATTAG
- a CDS encoding class II glutamine amidotransferase: MCELLAMSANVPTDIVFSFTGLAERGGVTGPHVDGWGITFYEGKGSRTFKDASPSSQSHVASLIKSYPIKSEVVVSHIRQANRGEVSLENTHPFTRELWGRYWTYAHNGQLSDYEQKFQSGRFQAVGDTDSEQAFCWIMSRLVERFGESEPDDILPVFEYVAQLAEEIRTLGVFNMILSDGRYLMSYCSNNLCYITRRAPFGRAQLIDTDVVIDFDTQTTPKDVVTVIATRPLTGNENWQLLAPGDWKLFRLGELVIDFRAQAQLG, encoded by the coding sequence ATGTGTGAGCTGCTGGCGATGAGTGCCAATGTGCCAACGGATATTGTCTTCAGCTTTACCGGGCTGGCGGAGCGAGGCGGGGTGACCGGCCCCCATGTGGATGGTTGGGGGATCACCTTTTATGAAGGCAAGGGCAGCCGCACCTTCAAGGATGCCAGTCCCAGCAGCCAGTCCCATGTGGCAAGCCTTATCAAGTCATACCCGATCAAGAGTGAAGTGGTGGTCAGCCATATTCGGCAGGCCAACCGCGGTGAAGTCTCGCTGGAAAATACCCACCCCTTTACCCGCGAGCTTTGGGGCCGCTACTGGACCTATGCCCACAACGGCCAGTTGTCTGACTATGAACAGAAGTTTCAAAGCGGCCGCTTTCAGGCCGTGGGTGACACAGACAGTGAGCAGGCCTTTTGCTGGATAATGAGCCGCCTGGTCGAGCGTTTCGGCGAATCCGAGCCGGACGATATTTTGCCCGTGTTTGAGTATGTGGCCCAGCTTGCCGAGGAGATCCGCACTCTTGGGGTGTTTAATATGATCCTCAGCGATGGCCGTTATCTGATGAGTTATTGCAGCAATAACCTCTGCTATATCACCCGCCGGGCGCCCTTTGGCCGGGCGCAGCTGATAGACACGGATGTGGTGATTGATTTCGACACCCAGACCACCCCCAAGGATGTGGTCACTGTTATAGCCACCCGGCCGCTGACCGGCAATGAAAACTGGCAGCTGTTGGCGCCGGGGGACTGGAAATTATTCCGTCTTGGCGAGCTGGTTATTGACTTCCGAGCCCAGGCTCAGCTTGGCTAA
- a CDS encoding DUF3108 domain-containing protein, translated as MRSLLLLILLLPLPLWAQTSPLAPHTAEYQVNYGEINLGGARFMLLPPEGDFYQYKLDSDLSLLVLSDKRHIRSEFTYQDGQLTPLRFSHQRTGTGPNFNEQIAFAKEQGKIFSRYKDEKSKLDYSGTLYDALMVQLQFRLDLAAGKEPLAYELVKDNEIDDYRFKIVGKERMTLDSGVYNTVKLEVVRDSTKRQTFVWMAPDLGWLPVRLTHFESGSKQLDIKLAKLSLGSEVNNQLAKTE; from the coding sequence ATCCGTTCGCTTCTACTTTTGATACTGTTACTGCCCTTGCCGTTATGGGCGCAGACCAGCCCCCTGGCACCCCACACCGCCGAATATCAGGTCAATTATGGCGAAATCAATCTCGGTGGCGCCCGTTTTATGCTGTTGCCGCCAGAGGGCGACTTCTATCAATACAAGTTGGACAGCGATCTCAGCCTCTTGGTGCTGAGCGATAAACGCCATATCCGCAGTGAATTTACCTATCAGGATGGTCAACTGACGCCGCTGCGCTTCAGCCATCAGCGAACCGGCACAGGCCCCAACTTCAATGAGCAGATAGCCTTTGCCAAAGAGCAGGGCAAAATTTTCAGTCGCTACAAGGATGAAAAGAGCAAATTGGACTATTCAGGCACTCTCTACGATGCCCTGATGGTGCAGCTGCAGTTTCGGCTGGATCTCGCCGCCGGCAAGGAGCCCCTGGCCTATGAGCTGGTCAAGGACAACGAGATAGATGACTATCGTTTCAAGATAGTCGGCAAGGAGCGGATGACACTGGACAGTGGCGTCTATAACACGGTGAAACTGGAAGTGGTCCGCGACAGCACCAAGCGGCAGACCTTTGTTTGGATGGCGCCAGATCTCGGCTGGCTGCCGGTGCGCCTGACCCACTTTGAGTCAGGCAGTAAGCAGCTCGATATCAAGTTAGCCAAGCTGAGCCTGGGCTCGGAAGTCAATAACCAGCTCGCCAAGACGGAATAA
- the def gene encoding peptide deformylase, whose product MAIMDILTVPDPRLKRKAKPVTEIEAVQPFIDDLLQTMYHTDDGIGLAATQVGSEHAIIVIDISEERNQPLVLINPQITESSGEFIGEEGCLSIPGYRSKVKRFESVTVSYLDRQGQAQTIHSDDFLAIVLQHEIDHLHGKVFIEHLSRLKQEMALKKVRKFTA is encoded by the coding sequence ATGGCAATTATGGATATTTTGACGGTTCCCGATCCCAGGCTCAAGCGTAAAGCCAAACCTGTCACCGAAATAGAAGCCGTGCAGCCTTTCATTGATGATCTGTTGCAAACCATGTATCACACAGACGATGGTATCGGCTTGGCCGCGACCCAGGTGGGCAGTGAACACGCGATAATCGTCATTGATATCTCAGAAGAGCGTAATCAACCTCTGGTGCTGATCAATCCGCAGATCACTGAGTCCAGCGGCGAATTTATCGGTGAAGAGGGCTGTTTGTCCATTCCCGGTTATCGCTCCAAGGTAAAACGCTTCGAGTCGGTCACTGTCAGCTATCTGGATCGCCAGGGCCAAGCCCAGACGATCCACAGTGATGATTTTCTGGCCATAGTGCTGCAACATGAAATCGATCATCTGCACGGCAAGGTATTTATCGAGCATCTCTCCCGCCTTAAACAGGAGATGGCACTGAAGAAGGTGCGTAAGTTTACCGCCTAA
- a CDS encoding HAMP domain-containing sensor histidine kinase, with protein sequence MLPFSGLFSQLQWRLFGYFGVSLLLILLLASSIEAMLLNRLLLLPQQTQSQLQQLADEANDYIVRGDIAGLADWEGRQAFVLYVLDSKQQAVSQREMHPHFVYKLNFLKQLQQPMGDRVQKPLIGLPLRNSLEPDNPLLLVVQLNASLHPAQQLDKSLWLIRILVGLLVLLLFSRLLSRHLIQPLSLLRSATRQLAQGQLDTRIAGHFSLKQPEFFQLATDFDHMAEQLQKSIQTQQRLLRDVSHELRTPLARQELALHLLENRLGEEHQQPLARLRRQGEEMAQLINTILDFSRLSNGFIKLTAAPFTLTELRRSLLQELEFESGPKQSIVWAQAPIDEQTLHTDMAYLKRALENVCRNALKYAGETCRVEIQVSQLGDDKLGDSRLQLSVSDNGPGIPKEQLEALFNPFTRLDEARHCSQGGYGLGLAIVRQCMQLLGGSAQAVNRPQGGLSILLELPLQLPSCSEAQLKSIA encoded by the coding sequence TTGCTGCCCTTTTCCGGCCTGTTTTCCCAACTCCAATGGCGACTGTTTGGCTATTTTGGTGTGTCATTACTGCTTATCCTGCTGCTCGCCAGTAGTATTGAAGCCATGTTGCTAAACCGCTTGTTACTGCTGCCCCAGCAGACCCAAAGCCAGTTACAGCAACTGGCCGATGAGGCCAACGACTATATCGTCAGGGGCGATATAGCAGGACTGGCGGATTGGGAGGGGCGTCAGGCATTTGTACTCTATGTGCTGGATAGCAAGCAGCAGGCGGTGAGTCAGCGGGAAATGCACCCGCACTTTGTTTACAAACTCAATTTCCTCAAGCAGTTGCAGCAGCCTATGGGGGACAGGGTGCAAAAACCTTTGATAGGCCTGCCACTACGCAATAGCCTGGAGCCGGACAATCCCCTGCTCTTGGTGGTACAACTCAACGCCTCTTTACACCCGGCGCAGCAACTGGATAAAAGCCTCTGGCTTATCCGTATCCTGGTAGGACTACTGGTGCTCTTGTTGTTCAGTCGTCTGCTGAGCCGCCATCTGATCCAGCCGCTGAGTTTACTGCGCAGTGCCACCCGTCAGCTGGCACAGGGCCAACTCGATACCCGGATTGCCGGCCATTTTTCACTAAAGCAGCCGGAATTTTTCCAGTTGGCGACCGACTTTGACCATATGGCCGAGCAGCTGCAAAAGAGCATTCAAACCCAGCAGCGGTTACTGAGGGATGTATCCCACGAACTGCGCACTCCCCTTGCCCGGCAGGAGCTGGCCTTACACCTGTTGGAAAATCGCTTGGGGGAGGAACATCAACAACCGCTTGCCAGGCTAAGACGCCAGGGCGAAGAGATGGCGCAATTGATTAACACTATTTTAGACTTCAGCCGCCTGAGCAACGGCTTCATTAAGCTGACGGCAGCGCCTTTTACCCTGACAGAATTACGCCGCTCACTGCTGCAGGAGCTGGAGTTTGAGTCTGGCCCCAAGCAAAGCATAGTCTGGGCACAGGCCCCCATTGATGAGCAAACTTTGCATACCGATATGGCCTACTTGAAGCGGGCGCTGGAAAATGTCTGTCGCAATGCCCTCAAATATGCCGGTGAAACCTGCCGGGTGGAAATCCAGGTATCTCAATTGGGTGACGACAAATTGGGTGATAGCAGACTGCAGCTGAGTGTCAGCGATAATGGCCCCGGGATCCCCAAGGAGCAACTGGAAGCCTTGTTCAACCCTTTCACCCGTTTGGATGAAGCGCGTCACTGCTCTCAGGGAGGTTATGGGCTGGGGTTGGCGATTGTGCGCCAGTGTATGCAGCTCCTGGGCGGCTCGGCCCAAGCGGTCAACCGGCCTCAGGGCGGTTTGAGCATATTGCTTGAGCTGCCGCTGCAACTGCCAAGCTGCAGCGAAGCCCAACTTAAGTCTATTGCTTAG
- a CDS encoding Y-family DNA polymerase has protein sequence MPQVWMGVWFPQLLLQYQRYRLTMLDNMTGTMTGTMTGSMAGSGAAQVQIRAQTQPQTQNQPKAVPTAAASEPFDPQVPMALYDSRKLVIHSACPAAQAKGVTAGMSVGSAQSLLGELQLWPLQEVDSEALRDWLCQWSYDFSARIWPPLLSGLTEQAAKNAADARWPTDTLLLEVGSMVKLFGSLSAIVEAYLNKVADYGLECSLVLAHRPLDAAILARHTHVGISAVSAAFMSSPTAEKAGRLKVHHGLPPDLPLDLLPLIQEERQRLGALGLTTLAMLDALPLAELGRRFGQGLLQLLAQIQGRLPCCRKGYELPEQFQARLTLLHDVEWVQGLLFPLQKLLGELATYLRIRQLAVQRLELWLKFREPETRALQLTLNYPFGEYQLQGLSQLCRLQLEGLQLPSPVVDIELRARQFVSQQLGSRELTESREGQQQDANQLLARLQARLGSHKVRSLVLAADPMPELASTAAPLTRWPPPARPPVQPSLALRPLWLLQEPQAIAPEAVELLRGPERLQSPWHSGPFPCRDYFLAHHKESGGLCWLFRTANGLFLHAWFS, from the coding sequence ATGCCCCAGGTATGGATGGGAGTCTGGTTTCCGCAGCTATTGCTGCAATATCAGCGTTATCGCCTGACTATGCTCGACAATATGACGGGCACTATGACCGGTACTATGACAGGAAGTATGGCAGGTAGTGGTGCGGCTCAGGTTCAAATACGCGCTCAAACTCAGCCCCAAACCCAAAATCAACCAAAAGCAGTGCCAACCGCTGCGGCGTCAGAGCCTTTTGATCCCCAAGTCCCCATGGCCTTGTATGACAGCCGGAAGCTGGTCATACATTCGGCCTGTCCCGCCGCTCAAGCAAAAGGCGTTACAGCGGGGATGAGTGTCGGCAGCGCCCAGTCGCTGTTGGGAGAGTTGCAACTCTGGCCACTGCAGGAGGTGGACAGCGAGGCGTTGCGGGATTGGTTATGTCAGTGGAGCTATGATTTCAGCGCCAGAATCTGGCCGCCGTTGTTATCCGGGCTTACTGAACAAGCTGCCAAAAACGCGGCCGATGCGCGCTGGCCTACAGATACACTGCTGCTGGAAGTGGGGTCCATGGTTAAACTGTTTGGCAGTTTGAGTGCCATTGTCGAGGCTTATCTCAACAAAGTCGCCGACTATGGTCTGGAATGCTCATTGGTGCTGGCACACAGACCGCTGGATGCGGCGATATTGGCGCGGCATACTCACGTCGGCATCAGCGCGGTATCAGCTGCCTTCATGAGCTCACCCACAGCTGAAAAAGCCGGGCGCCTCAAGGTGCATCACGGCTTACCGCCAGATTTACCACTGGATTTGCTGCCATTAATCCAAGAGGAGCGGCAACGACTCGGCGCGCTTGGCCTGACGACTCTAGCCATGCTTGATGCCTTACCCCTTGCCGAGTTGGGGCGGCGCTTTGGTCAAGGTTTGCTGCAGCTGCTGGCACAAATCCAGGGGCGCTTGCCCTGTTGCCGCAAGGGATATGAGTTACCCGAACAGTTTCAGGCAAGGTTGACCTTGCTGCATGATGTTGAGTGGGTTCAGGGATTGCTGTTTCCATTGCAAAAACTGCTGGGGGAATTGGCAACCTATTTGCGGATCAGGCAGTTGGCGGTGCAACGGTTGGAGCTGTGGCTGAAGTTTCGCGAGCCAGAGACGCGGGCGCTGCAACTGACACTCAACTATCCCTTCGGGGAATATCAACTGCAGGGGTTATCTCAGCTCTGCCGTTTACAGCTGGAAGGATTGCAACTGCCGAGCCCGGTCGTCGATATTGAGCTGCGAGCCAGGCAGTTTGTGTCGCAGCAGCTGGGTAGTCGAGAGTTGACCGAGTCCAGAGAAGGGCAGCAGCAGGATGCCAATCAATTACTCGCCAGATTACAGGCCAGGTTAGGTAGCCATAAGGTGCGCTCTTTGGTGTTGGCGGCCGATCCCATGCCTGAACTGGCCAGCACTGCGGCTCCCCTGACTCGTTGGCCGCCACCGGCAAGGCCGCCCGTTCAGCCGTCGCTGGCACTGCGGCCTCTTTGGCTGCTGCAAGAGCCGCAAGCCATTGCTCCTGAAGCCGTAGAGCTGCTGAGGGGGCCTGAAAGGTTACAAAGCCCCTGGCATTCAGGGCCTTTCCCCTGCCGGGATTATTTTCTTGCCCATCATAAGGAGAGCGGCGGTCTGTGTTGGCTGTTTCGCACCGCTAATGGGCTCTTTCTGCACGCTTGGTTCAGCTGA
- a CDS encoding MGMT family protein — MTPETSAPPLSPMQKIWHIVALIPEGRVASYGKIADYAGLPGRARYVSRALKQAPDSLALPWHRVINSQGKISFAKDTHPFQLQMSLLRSEGVQVNQGRIALSEYEWRPDMATLVLSMPF, encoded by the coding sequence ATGACCCCGGAAACGAGCGCCCCGCCACTGAGTCCAATGCAGAAGATTTGGCACATAGTTGCACTGATCCCCGAAGGTCGGGTGGCAAGCTATGGCAAAATTGCCGACTATGCCGGCTTGCCCGGACGGGCACGCTATGTTTCCCGGGCACTGAAACAGGCGCCGGACAGCCTGGCACTGCCCTGGCACAGGGTTATCAACAGTCAGGGGAAAATCTCCTTTGCCAAGGATACCCATCCGTTTCAACTACAGATGAGCCTGCTGCGCAGCGAAGGCGTACAAGTGAACCAAGGCAGAATTGCCCTGTCTGAATATGAGTGGCGGCCGGACATGGCCACTCTGGTCTTGTCCATGCCGTTTTAA
- a CDS encoding tRNA-uridine aminocarboxypropyltransferase yields MKIILLTHERELNRASNTATLALNAYPTLCKRVLWARKAPDAWLMEHLSLGRTALLYPQTEESTSRTQAANESPNQSPAQGATLPQDATQEAAQKADLKLGKPLNSLVILDATWQEAGKMYRQSPYLQSLARVELQTEQDSAFRLRRNQRQGGLCTLECIAAVWQNLGGDYSIAARRLLSEFNQWQAEIRAPA; encoded by the coding sequence GTGAAAATAATCCTGCTGACCCATGAAAGAGAGCTGAATCGAGCCAGTAATACAGCCACCCTGGCGCTTAATGCTTATCCGACTCTCTGTAAGCGGGTATTGTGGGCGCGTAAAGCCCCGGATGCTTGGCTAATGGAGCACTTGTCTTTGGGGCGAACAGCCTTACTCTATCCGCAAACCGAAGAAAGTACTTCGCGAACTCAAGCTGCAAATGAAAGCCCAAACCAAAGCCCGGCTCAGGGCGCAACATTGCCTCAAGACGCTACTCAGGAAGCCGCTCAGAAAGCTGATCTGAAATTAGGGAAGCCGCTAAATTCGCTGGTCATACTCGATGCAACCTGGCAGGAGGCCGGCAAGATGTATCGCCAAAGCCCCTATCTGCAGTCGCTTGCCAGAGTCGAGCTGCAAACAGAGCAGGACTCGGCGTTTCGCTTGCGGCGCAATCAGCGCCAGGGCGGGTTATGTACCTTGGAATGTATTGCGGCTGTTTGGCAAAACTTGGGGGGAGACTATAGTATCGCCGCCAGGCGGTTACTCAGTGAGTTTAATCAATGGCAGGCAGAGATAAGAGCTCCGGCCTAG
- a CDS encoding ImuA family protein: MSLSAKTHSVKSDPAKSQALNGLLERRDLWLGPGSQGKILGYPSGFETLDAQLSDAGWPRQGICELFSQSPGHGELSLLLPLMRYLLPAQCGSHFERNHSATSQSEKNQSKRNQFRGDESKDAMIMLIAPPLQPLAQSFAQHGIAAERILWLELTQRKEVLWAMEQGLSSGACPLVLAWLDKLTLTEARRLQLAAEQGKALGICQLPMAQADSNHPVTLKLAISVAGVNTARLQILKRRGGWPVPELHLRGLPALALELPHVEPGVVTLRSGKAAPNHRLSSSTDSIDPKHSGRKANGSVLHNSVLHDSGLHGTGLHSTVFYGNVLHGPWGMAQSRIAASNEYAPNPWTARQESNKPAGVFQSANPQTVNSQTTQSHTAQSQEAI; encoded by the coding sequence ATGTCTCTTTCAGCCAAAACTCACTCTGTAAAATCTGATCCAGCAAAATCTCAGGCCTTGAACGGCCTGCTGGAGCGCCGGGATCTCTGGTTGGGGCCGGGCAGTCAGGGCAAAATATTGGGGTATCCCAGTGGTTTTGAAACATTGGATGCGCAGCTCAGTGATGCCGGGTGGCCAAGGCAGGGCATTTGTGAGCTCTTCAGCCAGTCTCCTGGGCACGGGGAACTCAGCCTGTTGTTGCCTTTGATGCGTTATTTACTGCCGGCTCAGTGTGGCTCTCATTTCGAAAGAAATCATTCGGCAACAAGTCAGTCCGAAAAAAATCAGTCCAAAAGAAATCAATTTAGAGGGGATGAGTCCAAAGATGCCATGATAATGCTGATAGCACCGCCATTGCAGCCGCTGGCACAGAGCTTTGCCCAGCACGGTATTGCCGCCGAGCGTATTTTGTGGCTGGAGTTAACCCAGCGTAAAGAGGTGCTCTGGGCCATGGAGCAAGGGCTGAGCAGCGGCGCCTGTCCCCTGGTGCTGGCTTGGCTGGACAAGCTAACACTGACTGAGGCCAGAAGGTTGCAACTTGCCGCAGAGCAGGGCAAAGCTCTGGGAATTTGCCAGTTGCCTATGGCTCAGGCCGACAGCAATCATCCTGTCACCCTAAAGCTGGCTATCAGCGTAGCTGGCGTTAATACCGCCAGGCTGCAAATTTTAAAGCGTCGCGGTGGTTGGCCCGTCCCTGAATTGCATCTGCGTGGCTTGCCGGCACTGGCGCTTGAACTGCCCCATGTCGAGCCGGGCGTGGTAACCCTGAGAAGCGGCAAGGCGGCTCCCAATCATCGCTTAAGTAGCTCAACAGACTCAATTGATCCAAAGCATTCCGGCCGCAAGGCCAATGGCTCTGTGCTTCACAACTCTGTGCTTCACGACTCTGGTTTACATGGCACTGGTCTTCATAGCACTGTGTTTTATGGTAACGTGCTTCATGGTCCTTGGGGGATGGCGCAGTCAAGGATTGCTGCATCCAATGAATACGCGCCTAATCCCTGGACGGCACGGCAAGAGTCAAACAAGCCCGCGGGGGTTTTTCAAAGCGCTAATCCGCAAACGGTCAATTCTCAAACCACTCAAAGCCATACTGCTCAGAGTCAAGAGGCTATCTGA